The following DNA comes from Glaciihabitans arcticus.
CGCCGTGTTGCGGCCGCCGGTGCTGCTGGCGGGGAACCGCTGCACGGCGATCGCGAGCTCGTTGAACGTATCCCGACTCGTGTAGAACGTGGCGCCCCGGAATCGTCTCTCGATCTCGGCCACCATCCGTTCAGTGTAGGGAGGGCGGTGGACAATGGTCGGATGGCATCTGAATTGGCTGAGAACTGGGCCCGCAGCTACACCTACACGGCGGCGGAGATCGCGCACCCGGGCTCGGTCGAGGAGATCCGGGAGCTCGTGGCATCCACCGAGCGGATTCGCGCCCTCGGCACCCGGCACTCGTTCACCGCCCTACCGGACACGGTGGGTACGCTTGTAGCCCTCGACCGGCTGCCGGCGCGCACCGACCTCGACGAGACCGCCCGCACGGTGACGGTCGCGGGCGGGCTGCGCTACGGCGACGTCGCGACCGCCCTGCAGGCACGTGGCTGGGCGCTGCACAATCTCGCATCGCTTCCCCACATTTCGGTCGCCGGAGCGATCGCGACCGGTACCCACGGTTCGGGCGACGGCAACGGCACGCTGTCGTCAGCGGTTGCCGCACTCGAACTGGTGACGGCCTCGGGTGAACTCGTGACGCTGCGCCGCGGCGACCCGGACTTCGATGGCGCCGTGGTCGCACTGGGTGCGCTCGGCGTTGTGACGGCAGTGACGCTGGATGTGCAGCCGACCTTCGATGTGCGGCAGGACATGTTCGACGACCTGCCGTGGTCCTCGCTGCTGAACAATCTCGACGCGGTGACCGGTAGCGCCTACAGCGTCTCGCTGTTCACGACCTGGGCGGGCGACACGATCCCTGCCGTCTGGTTGAAGAGTCGAATGGATGCTCCGGCTCCCCCGACCGACCTGCTCGGCGCGACCCGGCAGCCAGTGGGGCGCCACATGATCCCCGACCAGCCGGCGAGCAACACAACGGAGCTGGACGGCGTGCCCGGCCCGTGGAGCGACCGGCTCGCCCACTTCAAACTCGGCTTCACCCCGTCGAACGGCGATGAGCTGCAGAGCGAGTATCTGGTTCCGCGCCACAATGCGGTCGAAGCGCTAGTCGCTGTTCGTGAGCTTCGGGATGCCATCACGCCCCTGCTGCACGTCACCGAGGTGCGCACCATGAGCGCTGACACCCTATGGCTGAGCGGCGCGTACGGCACGGACGCAGTGGCGATCCACTTCACCTGGAAGAAACTGCCCACAGAGGTCGCCGCCGTGCTCCCCGCGATCGAGGCGCTGCTGCTGCCGCTCGGCGCCCGCCCGCACTGGGGCAAGCTGTTCGACCGCGTCGAGCGGGCGAACTATCCGCGGCTCGACGACTTCCGCGCCCTGGTGGCGAACTACGACCCTTCAGGCAAGTTCGGGAGCACGTACCTCGACAAGCACCTCGGGCTTTAGCCGGTCACCGTTCCGACGCTGGTTACGGCGATCACCGCAACACCCGCCTCGGCGGAGGCCGCGAGGTCGACCGTTGCGCTGATACCCCAGTCGTGGTCACCGGCCGGATCGTTGAAGGTCTGCCGCACGGTCCAGACGAAGGCTCCCTCGTCGACGGTGAGCATGCTCGAGCTACGGGCATCCGGACCCGTGCCGAGGTGGTCATACTCCCCGAAATACCCGTCGAGCGCGGTCTCCCAATCGACATCGGGGTCGAGCGCGAGCAGCCCCTCGAGGTCGTCCAGCGCCGCGAGCTGCACCCGGCGGAACAGCTCGTTGCGAACCAGAACCCGGAACGCGCGCGGGTTCCCGACCACGGACGGCGGCGGAGGCGGCAGCACGGGCTTCTTGCCGGGTGCCACCGGGTTGATCAGGCTCTCCCACTCGTCGAGCAGGCTCGAGTCGACCTGCCGAACGAGCTCGCCCAGCCACTCGATCAGGTCGAGCAGGTCCTCGGTCTTGGCCTCATCCGGCACGGTTTGCCGCACGGCGCGGTATGCGTCTGACAGGTAGCGCAGCACGAGCCCTTCGCTGCGGGCGATCTTGTAGTACCCGACGAAGTCCGCGAAGGTCATCGCGCGCTCGTAGAGGTCCCGCACCACGGATTTCGGCGACAGCTCGAAGTCCGCGACCCACGGCTGGGTGGCACTGTACTGCTCGAAGGCCGCATCCAGCAGCTCCTTAAGCGGCTTGGGGTGGGTGACCTCTTCGAGTAGTTCCATGCGCTGGTCGTACTCGATGCCCTCGGCCTTCATCGCGGCAACCGCCTCCCCGCGCGCGAGGAACTGCTGCTGCGAGATCACGGGGCGCGGGTCATCCAGAGTCGCTTCGAGAATCGAGATCACGTCGAGCGCGTACGTCGGCGACTCGGGGTCGAGCAGCTCGAACACGGCGAGGGCGAACGGCGAGAGCGGCTGGTTGAGCGCGAAGTTCGGCTGCAGGTCGACGGTGAGCCGGATCTCGATGCGGTCGTCCCAGCTGACGAGGTCGTCGTCGTCCTGGCCAGACAGCGACACCGGTACCACGTGCTGCTCGACGATGCCCGCAGCTCTCAGCGTGCGGTAGATGGACAACGCCTTGCGGGCCATCGCGAGCTGCGATTTCCACGGGTCGTGGCTGCCGAAGATCAGGTCGCGCATGTCGGTGAAGGCGTCGCCACCGCTTGTGGAACGATCACGGCCGATCACGTTGAGCAGCATCGAGTGGCTCACCTGCATGCTCGAGACGAGGGTCTCGGGTTCCGCGTTGATGAGCCGCGTGAAGGAGGGCTCGCCCCACGACACGAACCCCTCGGGCGCCTTTTTGCGCACGACCTTTTTCAGTTTCTTGGGGTCGTCCCCGGCCTTCGCGACGAGGCGTGCGTTCTCGGCCTCGTGCTCGGGCGCCTGGGCGACGACGGTTCCCGCGGTGTCGTAGCCGGCGCGCCCGGCCCGCCCCGCGACCTGGTGGAATTCGCGGGCGGAGAGCTGGCGCATCCTCGTGCCGTCGTATTTGGTGAGGGCCGTCAGCAGCACGGTACGAATCGGCACGTTGATGCCCACGCCGAGGGTGTCGGTGCCGCAGATGACCCGCAGCAGCCCCTGCTGGGCGAGCTGCTCGACGAGACGGCGGTACTTGGGCAGCATGCCGGCGTGGTGCACGCCGATGCCGGCCCGAATGAGTCGGGATAACGTCTGCCCGAACACCGTCGTGAAGCGGAAGGCACCGATCGCCTCGGCGATCTCGTCGCGTTGCTCGCGGGTGATGATCTTCGCACTGGTGAGCGCCTGTGCGCGCTCGAGGGCGGCGAGCTGGGAGAAGTGCACGATGTAGATCGGCGCCTGCTTGGTGGCGAGCAGGTCTTCCACCGTCTCGTGCACGGGGGTGGTGACGTAGCTGTAACTCAGGGGAACCGGGCGCTCGACACCGGTGACGACGGCGGTCTCGCGGCCGGTGCGCGTGCTCAGGTCGTCGGCGATGCGGGTGACGTCACCAAGAGTCGCCGACATCAGGATGAACTGCACGCGCGGCAGGGTGAGCAGCGGCACCTGCCAGGCCCAGCCGCGTTCGGGGTCGGCGTAGAAGTGGAACTCGTCCATCACAACCTGGTCGACGGCGGTGTCCTCGCCGCCGCGCAGGGCGAGGTTGGCGAGGATCTCTGCGGTGCAGCAGATGATCGGCGCGTCGCCGTTCACGCTCGAGTCACCGGTGACCATGCCCACGTTCTCGGCACCGAAGATCTCGACGAGGGCGAAGAACTTCTCGCTCACGAGGGCCTTGATCGGTGCCGTGTAGTAGCTGCGCTTGCCCTGGGCGAGGGCGGCGAAGTGCGCTCCGATCGCGACGAGCGACTTACCTGTGCCGGTCGGTGTGGAGAGGATGAGGTTCGCCCCGCTCACGATCTCGATCAGCGCCTCCTCCTGCGCCGGGTACAGCGCGAGCCCGCGCGAGTCGGACCACTCGGCGAACGCGTCGAACGCGTCATCCGCATTCCAGGGGCTGGGGGCGCGCGACATCAGAGACATGATGCTTCCGATCCTGCCCTACCGGGGCGGGGTGTGCCGACCGCTCCTAGCGCTGCGCCTCCACGATGCGCGGCACGGGGCTCAGCAGCGGCTCGAGCACCACATAGACGCCGAGGGCGATGCCGAGCGTGATGGCGGCCCAGGCCGGGATCGGATGGCTGCCTGCGAAGGGCCAGACGAGCACGACCAACCCGGCGACGGCGGCCACCGCCAGCGCGATCCGGAACACGAGCCCCGCCGCCCACAGCCTGGGCGTCGCACCCTCGGGCTGCCAGGTGATGCGCTCGACGTAGCTGCGCCAGAGCCGCGAGCTGAACCAGGACAGCAGGGCGACCGTACCGATGAGGGTGCCACCGCCCATCAGCAGGTCGTTGGCGAGGAGTGTCTCGAGCAGCTTGCGGCTCAGGTCGAATCCGAACAGGGACTCGAGCGGTCGCACAAGTGGACCGAAGGCCGCGACCAGCCCGCTGAGGATGAGGCGTCCCCCTGCGGCGAATCCGGCGAACAACGGGGGTGCGAGCGCGAGCAGGGCGAGCGTGACGATGGCGGCGCGCTGCAGGCCAGCCGCCTTGACGCTGCGCACGTGGTTCGCCTCGCGCACGACCGCCTGGGCGTGCAAACCCGGTTCCTCGACGAAGGTCGGGCCGGCCTGGCGGTCGAGTCCCATGACGATGCGCGTCACCGGATCGATGACCTGCGCGATGTTGCTCGAGTAGGCGCCGTGGTCGGTGAAGGCGAATCCGGTGTTGTGCACGGGATACTCGCGCGGGCCGATCGCGTCGGACGCCTCGAGCCGGAGCCCGTTCGCGAACCGCCAGCGCTCGTTGCGCGCCGCCTCCCCGTTCGAGATCGGTCCGGAGGGCACGGGATCCCAGATGCCCCACATGTTGAGCCACGCCGTCTCCGGGTGGTGATTGGCCCACGCGCGCACGAGATTGCGCGGATACAGCGATGTCGCATCGAGGTCGTCCTCGTCGGCGATGTAGCCGAGCCAGTTCGACACACCGAGCAGGGTGACCCCGGCCCCCACCGTGACGAGCACGTCGACCTGCACCTCCCGCTCGCCGCTCACCCGGCTGAACAGGGTCTCCGCGCTGATCGCCGCGCCCTCGGAGTGCGCGACCACCACCAGCAGCTTCTCGGTGTCGGCGTCGTCGGGGATAGCATCCAGTCGGGCGCGGGCGCGCTGCACGCCATCCCGAACCACCTCGCGCATCGCGGCCGCACGAACCGGGCGACGCGTCCACACGGCGGCGTCGCCGATGAACTCGACGAGCGTGCGCATCAGCGGATCGAGCCAGGTCTTGAGGCCCGGGATGAGCAGGAGCGGACCGGCCAGCGGGAGCGTGACGACCACGAGCAGCGCGACGGCCACGAGCACCATCCACAGGGCTGCGAGGAGCGGGCCGGCGACGATCCAGAGGAGGGCGGCGAACAGCTTGCGCAACGGGTTCGCACGGTTCCACTCGCGACGGGGCGGGAGCGTCACCACCCGGCCGAAGTAGATACCGAGCCGCAGGATCGCCCGGAAGGCGAAGCCAAGCCCCCAGTCGAAGACCTCCGACCGCCCCATGGCGAGGAACGCATCCGCCCAGCGGGCCTCGGTCACGGTGAGGTCGAGAAGTCGCGGCTCCGAATCGTTGCCCTCGTACTCCGCGTAGGCGCGCACCTGGTTGTCTTCCGGCGACGACGTGACGACCCTCTCGAACAGCAGAGCGGAGTCGTCGGGGTCGTCCGCGCCGGTCGGCACGCGCAGGGGGCGAACTTCGTCGAGGCGGTCGACGCCGACGCGACGGATACCGGTCGGCGCCGTCGGCCTGAGGATCCGCCTCTGCAGCGCCAGCCAGTCGAGGCGCCTGAGCACGGGCTCTGCCCACTCGAGCAGGGTCTGCGAGGTCTTCTGCTGCCCGATGCCGTGCACCACTACCAGTTCCACGTGTCGACGTTTCGGCAGCGCTTCGCTGGACGACAGTTCTGAGTGGGCTATCACCGATACCTCCGTGGGCACAGGCTAGCCCCGCGTCAGGGCGACGCGCTAGACGGTGTGATTCGCGGCGACCCGCGCGTAAACGGTTTCCACGTATGCCCAGAATCCGTTCACGTCGAGGGTGATGGGCACGATCGCATTAGGGGTGGGCGAGTTGAAGTCCACGACGGTCATGCCCTCGGTGAACTCGCCGCGGGTCTCCACCTCGACGCGAGCGGGCCGCGAGGCGAACAGGTCGGGGCGGGTGACGTACGCGACGGCGCACACGTCGTGCACGGCCTGGCCGTTCCAGTCGTCGTCATTCGGGTTCACCCAGTGGGTCGCGAGCGGGATGATCAGCTTCTCCGCAAGCGCGCCGAGCTTTCTGAAGCGCGCGATCACACCCTCGTGGGCCTCCGCCTGCAGGGTGAGGTCGAGTCCGATCATCACTACCTGCCAGTCGGCGTCGAAGACGATCTTCGCGGCCTCCGGGTCGGCGTAGATGTTGAATTCGGCGGCCGGCGTCGCGTTGCCGCGCGTGAAGGAGCCGCCCATGATTGTGAAGCTGGCGACGAGCCGCGCAATCGACGGCTTCTTCTCGAGGGCGAGCGCGATGTTGGTGAGCGGCCCGGTCGCGACCAGATGGATCGCTCCAGGGAACGCCGTGATGGTGTCGACGATGACGTCGACGGCGTGATCCGGGGATGCCGCGAGCACGGCCTCGGGAAGCACGACGGTTCCGATCCCACTCTCGCCGTGAACCTGTGACGCGTCCTTGATCGACCGCACGAGTGGACGGCCCGCTCCCGCAGCAACGGGAACCTTCTCGAAACCGAGGTACTCCCGCAGCTCGAGCGCGTTCTTCGTGGTGTTCTCGATGCCGACGTTGCCGCCGACGGTGGTCACGGCGACGAGGTCGATGTTGGGATCACCGTGCGCGAGCAGCAGCGCGAGCGCGTCGTCGAGGCCGGGGTCACAATCGAGGAGGATCTTTACGGGCATGAGACTACTGTGCCATCTCGCGCTACTTGACAAGCCCGGCTAACGCCATTAGCTTTGTGGCTATGACCATTAGCCAAACACAGTTCCTCGCCCTCCCCGAGGGCCGCATCGCCTTCGACAGCACGGGCTCGGGCCCGCTCGTTGTACTCGTTCCCGGCATGGGCGACCTCCGCTCCAGCTACCGCTTCCTTGTGCCACTGCTCGTCGAGGCTGGCCACCGCGTCGTCACCACCGACCTGCGCGGCCATGGCGACAGTGACGCCACCTTCCGCGCCTACGGCGGGGAGCAGACGGCTGAGGATGTCGCGGCTCTCCTCCGGCACCTCGGCGAGCCCGCCGTTCTCGTGGGCAACTCCTTGGCCGCAGCCTCCGCGGTGCGGATCGCGGCAGACCACCCGGAGCTGGTGCGCGGCATAGCGCTGCTCGGGCCCTTCGTGCGCAACCCCAACGCCGGTGCCGCCATGATGGTCGTCTTCCGCGTAATGATGCTGCCGGCCTGGGTCTCCCTGAGCTGGAAGGCGTACTTCCCCACCCTGTTCGCCGGCACGAAACCCGCCGACCTCAAGGAATACGTCGCGACCGTCGTGGCTGCCCTCCGCCGCCCCGGTCACGCCCGCGCCTTGTCGCTCACCGCCCGCACCAGCCACGAGCACGCCGAACTCGCCCTCCCCCGCGTCACGACGCCCTCCCTCGTGGTCATGGGAGACAAGGATCCCGACTTTCCCGACCCTGTGAAGGAAGCGAACTGGATCGGCACGGAGCTCGGCTCGACCGTCGCGATCGTGCCCGAGGCCGGCCACTACCCGCAGTCGCAGCGGCCGCAACTCGTCGCCGCCGCGCTCATGGACTTCGTGAAGGGACTTCCCGTTGCCTAGGGCCGGGCTCACCGCCGACCGCGTCACGACAGAGGCCGCGGCCCTCGTCGATGAGCAGGGCATCACCGCTCTCACCCTCTCCACACTTGCCGCACGCCTCGACGTGCGCGCGCCCAGCCTCTACAAGCACGTCGCGAGCCTCGACGCCCTGCGCCAGTCGGTCGCCGTACGCGCGAAGACCGAGTTCGGTGACGCCCTCGATGCGGCGGCCGGCGAGAGCACGGGCGATGTCGCCGTGCGCGCCGTCGCCCACGCCTATCGCGAGTGGGCGCGGCGTCATCCCGGGCGGTATTCGTTGACGCTGCGCGCCGCTTACCCGAACGATCCGGATGACGTTGTCGCCAGCACGCACGCCGTTCGGGTCATGCTGCGCGTCGTCCTGCCGTGGCAGCTGAGCGAGACCGAAGGCATCGACTTCGTGCGCAGTCTGCGCTCGCTGCTGCACGGGTTCGTCACGCTCGAGGAGGCCGGGGCATTCGCGCTGCCGATCTCCCTCGACGGCAGCTTCGAGCGCGGGGTCGACCGGCTGATCGGGGCGTACGGTCCGAGCGTTTAGAATTGCGTGTGCCCTCCGAAGACCTGCCCGAGCCCGATCCCGTCACGATCGACCCCGCAGAGCTCGAGGTCACCCTCCGCGTGCTGGCCCAGCTCGCCCACCTCGAAGACGGCGACCCCGACTACGTGACAGTGCGCCAGGCCACCGCCAAGATGTTCAAGGACGTCAAGCGCGTGGGCCGCCTCAAGAAGCGTGCGCGCATCGCCGACGCCGACCGCGCGGTCGTCGCCGCTACAGCGACGGGCGCCCCCGATCGCATCGATGACGAGACCCGGGGCATCCCGATCTCGACCAGCACGACGGCTCCTACCGCCGGCACACTGCTCAAGCCGCGCTCCTGCTACATCTGCAAGCAGCCGTATACGGTCGTCGACGCCTTCTACCACCAGCTCTGCCCGGACTGCGCGGCCATGAGCCACTCGAAGCGCGACGCCCGCACCGACCTGACCGGCAAGCGTGCCCTGCTCACCGGCGGACGCGCCAAGATCGGCATGTACATCGCGCTGCGACTGCTTCGGGATGGCGCGCACACCACCATCACCACGCGTTTTCCGCGCGATGCCGTGCGCCGCTTCACTGCCCTGCCCGACTCGGCCGACTGGATTGATCGCCTCAAGATCGTCGGCATCGACCTGCGCGACCCCGCCCAAGTGATCGGGCTCGCCGACGATGTCGCCGCTGCGGGACCGCTCGACATCCTCATCAACAACGCGGCTCAGACGGTTCGCCGCTCCCCCGGCGCCTACAAGCCGCTCGTGGATGCCGAACTCGCCCCGCTGCCCGACGGGCCGCTTCCCGAGCTGGTCACCTTCGGTCACACCAACGACGCCCACCCGCTCGCGCTCGCGCAGTCGGTGACCTCGCACCCGATTCTCGCCGCCGCAGCCCGTACCGCGGAAGAGCTGACAGCGGAGGCGATGGCCGCGGGATCCTCCTCGCTCGAGCGTCTTGCCGCCGGAACCGCGATCGACGCGGGTGGTCTCGTGCCCGACGAGAACCACATCAACTCGTGGACGCAGAACGTTGAGCAGGTCGAGCCGCTCGAGCTGCTCGAGGTGCAGCTCGCCAACATGACGGCGCCGTTCCTGCTTGTGTCCCGCCTGCGCCCAGCCATGGCCGCCTCGCCCGCGAAGCGCACCTATGTGGTGAACGTGTCGGCCATGGAGGGCGTGTTCGGTCGCGGGTACAAGGGGCCGGGACATCCACACACCAACATGGCGAAGGCGGCGCTCAACATGCTCACCCGCACGAGCGCGCGCGAGATGTTCGAGACCGATGGAATTCTGATGACCGCGGTCGACACCGGCTGGATCACCGACGAGCGCCCGCACTTCACCAAGGTGCGCCTGGCCGAGGAGGGATTCCACGCCCCACTCGACCTCGTCGACGGCGCGGCCCGCGTCTACGACCCGATCGTGCGCGGCGAGGCCGGCGAGGACCTGTTCGGCATCTTCCTCAAGGACTACAAGCCCGGCTCCTGGTAGCGCGCTTTCGGAAACTCAGGGTTCTTGCGCGGCGGAGGACGCCGCAGCTCGCTCGGGAGACCTGTCGCTACAAGACCCCTGAATTCCCAACAGCCCCAGCGGGTTAGCCGAAGCGGCCGTTGACGTAGTCCAGGGTGCGGGAGTCCTGCGGCGAGTCGAACATCACGTCGGTCGGTCCGTGCTCGACGATCTGGCCGGGCGTGCCCGCCTCGGCGAGGAAGAACGCGCACTGGTCGGAGACGCGCTGCGCCTGCTGCATGTTGTGGGTGACGATGACGATGGTGACGTCGGTCGAGAGCTCGGTGATCGTCTGCTCGATGCGTCGCGTCGAGGTCGGGTCGAGGGCGGAGCACGGCTCATCCATCAGCAGGATGCGCGGCTTCACGGCAAGCGAACGGGCGATGCACAGGCGCTGCTGCTGGCCACCAGAGAGGCCGCCGCCGGCCTGGCGGAGGCGATCCTTGACCTCGGTCCAAAGGCCCGCCTTGAGCAGCGACTCCTCGACGAGGTCGGCTTTGTCGGACTTGCTGACCTTGAGACCGGTGAGGGCGAGGCCTGCCACGACGTTGTCGAAGATGCTCATCGCGGGGAACGGGTTCGGCTTCTGGAACACCATCCCGATCTCGCGACGCGCCTGCGTGATGCGACGCGAGGCGTCGTAGATGTCGTGACCGTCGAGCAGCACCTCCCCCGCGAGCGAGGCGGACGGAACCAGCTCGTGCATGCGGTTGAGTGTGCGCAGGAAGGTGCTCTTGCCACAACCGCTCGGCCCGATGAGTGCCGTGACCTTTCCCGCGGGCATCAGCAGCGAGACCCGGTCGAGCACCTTGTGATCGCCGAACCAGGCCGAGATGTTCTGCGCCTGCAGCGAAGCCAGACCCGACACAATACCGGGGTCGCCCGCGGCGAGGAGCGCCGTGTCGAACTCGGTGAGCTCGACTGTGTCGGCGGTCTCGAGCGAGGTGGGTTGCGATTCGATCATGTCGATCTCTTTCTTAGCGGGCATCAGATGACATTCGGGAGAAGAACGGCGACCTGCTGGGCGGAGAAGCTGCCCAGGGCCATGAGCACGGGAACGGCAACGATCCAGGTTTGCCACCTGCCCCAGAATCGGCGCGAAACAGTGAACAGCGCGAGGGTCACGAAGAGAGCGATGAGTCCGATGACGAGCAGCGGCCATCCGCCCGCGTCACCCTCCATCGTCAGCTCGTTGGCGTCGAGTGCCGCGTAGCCGATCACCTTTCCGGGGCTGGGCTGCGCTTCTGAGGTGAGTTTCGCATCCACTCGAATGATTGAATCCGGGATGAACGGCACACCGGACGCGCTCACCAGGGTGAGGCGGCCGCCCCCCGACGTCATCGGCTCGGGCAGCTCGTCGCCCGTGTAGCGCACGCCGGTGACCCGGTAGGTGGCCTCGCCCTGGCCGGTGGTCGCGATGATCTTGTCGCCCGCGCGGAGCACGGAGAGGCTGCGGAACGGTGCGCCGTAGGAGGCCTGGCGTCCGTAGACGACGCTCGCACCGGCCTGACCGGGCAGCGGGGTGTCGCGGCGGTGGGCGGGACCGGAGACGGTGGTGCTCGACGTCGTTCCCTCGAGAACCACCTCGCGCATGCGGATGACCGGGATCTCGAGCAGTGCGACGGGCGTGCCGATCTCGAGGAGTTTGCTGTTCGGGCCGACCTGGCCGACGGGCGCCGTGGCGTTGGCGAGTTCGTAGCGGAACGCGTCGAGGGCCACCTGCTGGTCGCGTGCGTAGCTCAGCTGGGAAACCCCGACGTACTGTACGAAGAAGCCGAACAGGAGTGCGCCGATGACGACCGCCGCGGTGCCGGCGACTCGGAAGCGGGCAGGCTCACCGAGGCGCGGCAGCGAGCGGGAGACGGGGCTCGCGTCGGCGGCGTCGATCGGTGTCATGGTCATGCGGGCGTCCTCGGGATGAAAGTCTGTAACCGCTGAACACCGCCCCGGGTCTCCCCGGGGCGGTGCGCAGGTGTGGTGCGGGTGTTACTTGATCTTGATGCTCAGGCTCTTCGTGCCCGTGTTCCAGCGCGTGTCACCGTTGTAGGTGATGACGAGCTTGTGGGTGCCCTTCTTGAGCTTCGGCAGGATAACCGTCGCCTTGCCGGTCGAGCTCGAGATGGTCTTGCTCACGAGCACCTTCGCACCCTCGCGGATGGTCACGGTGCCGGTCGGAACCGCTCCGGCAACACCGGACACGGTCAGCACGACCTTGCCCTTCTGGCTGGCCTTCACCGAGACGAATTTGGCGGGGGTGATCTTCGGGGTTCCCTTGCCGAGCTCGATCGCCTTGACGGCGCTGACGCTGCCCGAGGTGGTCGATCCGGTGGGCGCCGCGTAGGTCGCGGTCAGCGCGTAGGTGGTCTTCTTCGCGATGAAGGAGAAGAAGGCACCCTGCTCGCCGGCTCCGACGACTGTCGTGCCGAGCACGGTCTCGCCGTCACGGAAGGTGACGGTTCCACCATTGACGTTCACTCCGCCGATCCAGGCGATGACCGGGACGGCTACGCCGACCCGGGTCGCCGACGGTGCGGAGACCGTGACGTCCGAGGGGGAAGCCGTGACGTTGAGCGCGACGTCGGGAGAAACACTGCCCTTGACACCGGCGAGGGTCGGCACGAACTCGGCGTGGAGGCTGAGGCTCGTGATCGCGGTCGGGGTGACGGGGATGGCTACGGTCGTTGCACCGGCGGCGATGGGCGCCTGGGCAACCGTGTTGTCGGCGGCGTCGACGATGAAGACCGTGCCGCCCTTGTTGTGGTTGGACGTTCCGACGGTGGCCGTTGCGGTGACGGTGGATCCGACGGCGACGGTGGAGTCGCTGAACTCGACCGAGACGCTGCTCGGCGAGCCGACGTATGCACGCAGGTTGGAGAAGCCACACGTGGTCTCGGGCGTCGTGCCGGGCAGCAGCTGGAAGCCGTAGGCGCTGATCGTGGACGTAGCCGTGCACACCTCGGAGTTCGCACCGACGAAGGCCTTCGCGATGTCGCTGGAGGCGTCATCGGCGAGCTTCGAGGGAACGATGTTGTAGACGTCGCGGACCATGGCCGTGTAGTTCGGGTTGGTCGAGTAGACGCTTGCAGCCGACGTGACGGCAGGCGTCGCGTTGAGTCCGAGGATCTGCGCGCCGTGACGACGGTCGGAGACACCAGCAACCGAGTTTGCCTGGGCGACCCACTGTGCGATCGAGAACGGCACGATGGCCGCCGCGTCGCCCACGAGGGCGGTTCCATCGTGCTCCTGGACGTCGGCGTTGCCTGTGCCGTACTTGGCCGTGATCGTGCCCGCGGTGATGAGGCCACCGACTGCGGTCTCGTCCAGGCCGAGCTTGCCGATGAAGAACGAGCGCGTGCCCGAACCGCTCTTCGGCAGGACAGCCTTGATCGCGTGGGAGGTGGTACCGGCCGGGGCGTCAGCTGCTGCTGCGCCCACGGAGTTGTACGATTCGTCTGCGTTCAGGAAAGCGAACTTCACCGATCCGCGGTAGATGTTGTACAGCGAGGGAACCGTGGAGCCGGCGGTGGTGTTGTTGCCGAGCACGAACGGAACGACCGAAAGGGGGCTGCCCTCTGCTACCGCAACACTGACAGCGTCACGGGCGAAGGGGATGTAGGCGAGGACGCCTTCACCGGTCTGGTCGCCGGTTGCCGGTCCGCTCGAGCTGCGGGCGAAGTCGACGAGGCCGACCGAGTTGTTCGCGTTCACGGGGGTGGCGACACCGGCGCTGGTGATCGAGACACCGGCGATCTGTCCGATGGCGACGCGAAGCAGGTCGCGGCCGGGTCCGGAAGCCGACGCGCGGGGAACGTCGACGCCGCCCGCGCGGGTCGTGACGAACTGGCTGCCCACTGCATCGTAGGAAGCGATCTTGTTTCCG
Coding sequences within:
- a CDS encoding SDR family oxidoreductase: MPSEDLPEPDPVTIDPAELEVTLRVLAQLAHLEDGDPDYVTVRQATAKMFKDVKRVGRLKKRARIADADRAVVAATATGAPDRIDDETRGIPISTSTTAPTAGTLLKPRSCYICKQPYTVVDAFYHQLCPDCAAMSHSKRDARTDLTGKRALLTGGRAKIGMYIALRLLRDGAHTTITTRFPRDAVRRFTALPDSADWIDRLKIVGIDLRDPAQVIGLADDVAAAGPLDILINNAAQTVRRSPGAYKPLVDAELAPLPDGPLPELVTFGHTNDAHPLALAQSVTSHPILAAAARTAEELTAEAMAAGSSSLERLAAGTAIDAGGLVPDENHINSWTQNVEQVEPLELLEVQLANMTAPFLLVSRLRPAMAASPAKRTYVVNVSAMEGVFGRGYKGPGHPHTNMAKAALNMLTRTSAREMFETDGILMTAVDTGWITDERPHFTKVRLAEEGFHAPLDLVDGAARVYDPIVRGEAGEDLFGIFLKDYKPGSW
- a CDS encoding phosphate ABC transporter ATP-binding protein: MIESQPTSLETADTVELTEFDTALLAAGDPGIVSGLASLQAQNISAWFGDHKVLDRVSLLMPAGKVTALIGPSGCGKSTFLRTLNRMHELVPSASLAGEVLLDGHDIYDASRRITQARREIGMVFQKPNPFPAMSIFDNVVAGLALTGLKVSKSDKADLVEESLLKAGLWTEVKDRLRQAGGGLSGGQQQRLCIARSLAVKPRILLMDEPCSALDPTSTRRIEQTITELSTDVTIVIVTHNMQQAQRVSDQCAFFLAEAGTPGQIVEHGPTDVMFDSPQDSRTLDYVNGRFG
- a CDS encoding sortase, whose translation is MTMTPIDAADASPVSRSLPRLGEPARFRVAGTAAVVIGALLFGFFVQYVGVSQLSYARDQQVALDAFRYELANATAPVGQVGPNSKLLEIGTPVALLEIPVIRMREVVLEGTTSSTTVSGPAHRRDTPLPGQAGASVVYGRQASYGAPFRSLSVLRAGDKIIATTGQGEATYRVTGVRYTGDELPEPMTSGGGRLTLVSASGVPFIPDSIIRVDAKLTSEAQPSPGKVIGYAALDANELTMEGDAGGWPLLVIGLIALFVTLALFTVSRRFWGRWQTWIVAVPVLMALGSFSAQQVAVLLPNVI
- a CDS encoding Ig-like domain-containing protein, giving the protein MKVTTFCKFGITAGAAALLVGGLAVPAATADPAPTTPTTFGTLVGLGSDTTQDVVNGLGAAIPGNKIASYDAVGSQFVTTRAGGVDVPRASASGPGRDLLRVAIGQIAGVSITSAGVATPVNANNSVGLVDFARSSSGPATGDQTGEGVLAYIPFARDAVSVAVAEGSPLSVVPFVLGNNTTAGSTVPSLYNIYRGSVKFAFLNADESYNSVGAAAADAPAGTTSHAIKAVLPKSGSGTRSFFIGKLGLDETAVGGLITAGTITAKYGTGNADVQEHDGTALVGDAAAIVPFSIAQWVAQANSVAGVSDRRHGAQILGLNATPAVTSAASVYSTNPNYTAMVRDVYNIVPSKLADDASSDIAKAFVGANSEVCTATSTISAYGFQLLPGTTPETTCGFSNLRAYVGSPSSVSVEFSDSTVAVGSTVTATATVGTSNHNKGGTVFIVDAADNTVAQAPIAAGATTVAIPVTPTAITSLSLHAEFVPTLAGVKGSVSPDVALNVTASPSDVTVSAPSATRVGVAVPVIAWIGGVNVNGGTVTFRDGETVLGTTVVGAGEQGAFFSFIAKKTTYALTATYAAPTGSTTSGSVSAVKAIELGKGTPKITPAKFVSVKASQKGKVVLTVSGVAGAVPTGTVTIREGAKVLVSKTISSSTGKATVILPKLKKGTHKLVITYNGDTRWNTGTKSLSIKIK